One window of the Megalops cyprinoides isolate fMegCyp1 chromosome 2, fMegCyp1.pri, whole genome shotgun sequence genome contains the following:
- the sgcb gene encoding beta-sarcoglycan, with product MASEQESSNGPVKRSMREKAIERRAASKEHNSNFKAGYVPIEEERLHKTGLRGRKGTLAVCVIVLLFLLALINLIITLVIWTVLRIGPSGCDSMEFHHSGLLRFKQMADMGVVHPLHKSTVGGRKNEDLVITGNNNPVVFQQGSTRLSVDKEKTSITSDLGVSFTDPRTQSTFFSTDFENHEFHLPKGVKVLNVRKASTERITSSASSDLTIKGDSKAVIRGNEGVFIMGKTVEFRMGGDIELKAENSIVLNGWVMVSPSRMPNSSAVGGELFFDESLERYKLCMCADGTLFRVQVKYQNMGCQTSDNPCSSTH from the exons ATGGCGTCCgaacag GAGAGCTCCAACGGGCCCGTGAAGCGGTCCATGAGGGAGAAGGCCATCGAGCGGCGAGCCGCCAGCAAGGAGCACAACAGCAACTTCAAGGCGGGGTATGTGCCCATCGAGGAGGAGCGGCTGCACAAGACAGGGCTGCGCGGCCGCAAGGGGACACTGGCCGTGTGCGTCATCgtcctgctcttcctgctcGCACTCATCAACCTGATC ATCACGCTGGTGATCTGGACGGTGCTTCGGATCGGGCCCAGCGGCTGCGACAGCATGGAGTTCCACCACAGCGGCCTGCTGCGCTTCAAGCAGATGGCTGACATGGGCGTGGTCCACCCGCTCCACAAGAGTACGGTCGGGGGCAGGAAGAACGAGGACCTGGTCATCACCGGCAACAACAACCCG gtggTGTTCCAGCAGGGCTCCACTCGGCTGAGTGTGGATAAGGAGAAGACATCCATCACCAGTGACCTGGGCGTGTCCTTCACTGACCCCCGCACGCAGAGCACATTCTTCAGCACCGACTTCGAGAACCACGAGTTCCACCTGCCCAAGGGGGTCAAGGTGCTCAATGTGAGGAAGGCCTCAACAGAAAGG atcACCAGCAGTGCTTCGTCAGACCTGACCATCAAAGGGGACAGCAAGGCAGTGATCCGCGGGAACGAGGGCGTCTTCATCATGGGGAAGACTGTGGAGTTCCGCATGGGCGGGGACATCGAGCTCAAGGCT GAGAACAGCATCGTCCTGAATGGGTGGGTGATGGTCAGCCCCTCTCGGATGCCCAACTCGTCGGCAGTGGGGGGCGAGCTGTTTTTCGACGAGAGTCTGGAGCGCTACaagctgtgcatgtgtgcagacGGGACGCTGTTCCGCGTGCAGGTCAAGTACCAGAACATGGGCTGCCAGACCTCCGACAACCCCTGCAGCTCCACCCACTGA
- the dcun1d4 gene encoding DCN1-like protein 4, with protein sequence MHSDAANFQLNSHLSTLASIHKIYHTLNRLNLTEDASQDTSHSTESLRSCCSMPPRKKRRPAAGDYMSAKKSRPDSVYRKHEASRIKSEDVFSSKRCLEWFYEYAGCDDVVGPEGMEKFCEDIGVEPENVVMLVLAWKLEAQSMGYFTLQEWLKGMGSLQCDSTEKLRNSLDYLRSVLNESTNFKLIYRYAFDFAREKDQRSLDLNTAKCMLGLLLGKTWPLFPVFNQFLEQSKYKVINKDQWCNVLEFSRTINLDLSNYDEDGAWPVLLDEFVEWYKDRQISQH encoded by the exons ATTTTCAACTGAACTCCCACCTGTCTACATTGGCCAGCATCCACAAGATCTACCACACACTCAACAGGCTG AACCTGACCGAAGACGCAAGCCAGGACACTTCCCATTCCACAG AGTCTCTGCGCTCCTGCTGCTCCATGCCccccaggaaaaaaaggaggccCGCTGCTGGGGATTACATGTCCGCCAAGAAAAGCCGCCCCGACAG CGTGTACAGAAAGCACGAAGCCTCCAGGATCAAGAGCGAAGATGTCTTCTCAAGTAAAAGATGTCTGGAATGGTTTTACGAATACGCAG GCTGTGACGATGTTGTCGGACCGGAAGGGATGGAGAAGTTCTGTGAAGATATTGGAGTGGAGCCTGAGAAC GTGGTGATGTTGGTCCTGGCCTGGAAGCTGGAGGCTCAGAGCATGGGCTACTTCACCTTGCAGGAGTGGCTAAAAGGCATGGGGTCCCTGCA GTGTGACTCTACGGAAAAGCTGAGGAACTCTCTAGATTACTTGAGGTCCGTGCTAAACGAGTCAACAAATTTCAAACTAATCTACAGATACGCATTTGACTTTGCACGG GAGAAGGACCAAAGGAGCTTAGACCTAAACACTGccaagtgcatgctgggattgctGCTCGGCAAGACATGGCCGCTGTTTCCCGTATTCAACCAGTTCCTAGAG CAGTCGAAATATAAAGTCATAAACAAAGATCAGTGGTGTAACGTTCTGGAGTTCAGCAGAACCATTAACCTGGATCTGAGCAACTACGATGAGGACGGAGCCT GGCCAGTTCTGTTGGATGAGTTTGTGGAGTGGTACAAAGACAGGCAGATCTCCCAGCACTGA
- the spata18 gene encoding mitochondria-eating protein, with amino-acid sequence MADTLRRLVNTSSYSALQDKLESWYKDYHVISCDQNLNRCCELVELTSKIQGQLFTILSLTAREGGPYAGVDTLKSRLLPWLGNCFTMATSAITMDTSLNLIQESMEKEKKIRELSLSHESNMQKMETELSSTRLHLDSVKQELANAQLELDDTKAKSATTLLATEDEILQLRAELRAACDQAELYKRKLELLEDYERQVRLLREEVSYLTAEKALLQDRLVRSRSPSPLLRRSRSSSPALRGESPTRAQLTSSSRHARLVSRFSDLYAMERLEAEALLRRYVDDTETAQRIIFISIMESFQAAKLAFRQFKLRVRKTLSPSHVGPETLEDAVIDYIVRNLDLYDVQASVNEVINSMNVNPKISFPAEVDFVLLSSFIREACRVAFAMQTLDPPLDLAFSSDGELYSDSKYRRSYDSEFTAPLVAYHVWPALMEGDTVLVKGEAVTRRGALWRSRSRSSSPVRSRSGSPSRTLGSSRSRSPSPGRLSASRL; translated from the exons ATGGCAGACACACTGAGGAGGCTGGTGAACACCTCATCCTACAGCGCTCTGCAGGACAAGCTGGAGTCCTGGTACAAGGACTACCAT GTGATCTCCTGTGACCAGAACCTGAACCGCTGCTGTGAGCTGGTGGAGCTCACCTCTAAGATCCAGGGCCAGCTATTCACCATCCTCAGCCTCACTGCCAGAGAGG GCGGTCCCTACGCAGGAGTCGATACCCTCAAGTCTCGCCTTCTTCCCTGGCTGGGCAACTGCTTTACCATGGCAACCTCTGCAATCACCATGGACACCAGCCTGAACCTCATCCAG gAATCcatggagaaggagaagaagatccgagagctctctctctcccacgaGTCCAACATGCAGAAGATGGAGACAGAGCTGAGCTCCACGAGACTGCACCTGGACTCAGTCAAACAAGA GTTGGCTAACGCACAGCTGGAACTGGACGACACCAAAGCCAAGTCAGCCACCACCCTGCTGGCCACGGAGGACGAGAttctgcagctcagagcaga gctgCGTGCTGCGTGTGATCAGGCTGAGCTGTATAAGAggaagctggagctgctggaggactATGAGAGGCAGGTGCGCCTGCTGAGGGAGGAGGTGTCGTACCTGACGGCGGAGAAGGCCCTGCTGCAGGACAG GCTGGTGCGGAGCCGGTCCCCGAGCCCCCTGCTGCGACGCAGCCGCtcctccagccctgccctgcgTGGCGAATCACCCACCCGCGCCCAGCTCACCAGCTCCTCCCGCCACGCCCGCCTGGTGTCCCGTTTCAGCGACCTGTATGCCATGGAGCGGCTGGAGGCCGAGGCCCTGCTGCGTCGCTACGTCGACGACACCGAGACCGCGCAGAGGATCATCTTCATCTCCATCATg GAGTCCTTCCAGGCAGCCAAGCTGGCCTTTCGGCAGTTTAAACTGCGCGTGAGGAAGACTCTGTCCCCGTCCCACGTGGGGCCTGAGACCCTGGAGGACGCCGTGATCGACTACATCGTCAGAAACCTGGATCTGTATGATGTGCAGGCCAGCGTCAAC GAGGTGATAAACTCCATGAATGTAAACCCCAAGATCTCCTTCCCGGCGGAGGTGGATTTCGTTCTGCTCAGCAGCTTCATCAGGGAGGCGTGCCGAGTGGCCTTTGCCATGCAGACGCTGGACCCGCCCCTTGACCTGGCCTTCAGCAGCGACGGAGAGCTGTACAGTGACAGCAA gtaCCGGCGCAGTTATGACTCAGAGTTCACTGCCCCGCTGGTGGCCTACCACGTGTGGCCAGCGCTGATGGAGGGGGACACTGTCCTCGTGAAGGGGGAGGCCGTCACCAGGAGGGGCGCTCTG TGGAGGAGCagaagcaggagcagcagccCTGTGCGCTCTCGATCTGGCAGCCCCTCCCGCACTCTA GGCTCCAGCCGTAGTCGCAGTCCGTCTCCAGGACGCCTATCAGCCAGCCGGCTGTAA